One stretch of Pedobacter riviphilus DNA includes these proteins:
- a CDS encoding M90 family metallopeptidase, whose amino-acid sequence MNSLPFVYLIPIFLIALYLILKKKKVAIEPLTDVDKKILDDYVGYYHNLDSTDKLRFEEKVAAFFSTVKIEPVGLEMTTLDELLIASSAVIPIFGFDDWQYKNLTSVLLYPDAFNKDFQFEGGERNIMGMVGTGYMNGQMILSRSALRHGFSKSAGKENTAIHEFVHLLDKSDGATDGVPENLMAHEYTLPWIKMMREEIEKIEENKSDINPYAITNEAEFFAVVSEYFFEKPEQLKDKHPELYFQLSRIFAQQPAG is encoded by the coding sequence ATGAATTCTCTCCCATTTGTATACCTGATTCCAATTTTTTTGATTGCCCTTTATTTAATCCTGAAGAAAAAGAAAGTTGCGATAGAGCCTTTAACCGATGTTGATAAAAAAATACTCGACGACTATGTAGGCTATTACCATAATCTGGATTCGACAGATAAACTGAGGTTTGAAGAGAAAGTAGCTGCATTTTTCAGTACGGTTAAAATTGAGCCGGTAGGTTTAGAAATGACCACACTGGATGAACTGCTGATTGCCTCTAGTGCTGTGATCCCGATTTTTGGTTTCGACGATTGGCAATACAAAAACTTAACCAGCGTTTTGTTATATCCCGATGCCTTTAACAAGGATTTTCAGTTTGAAGGGGGTGAAAGAAACATTATGGGTATGGTGGGTACAGGTTATATGAACGGGCAAATGATTTTATCTCGATCGGCACTGCGCCATGGTTTTTCTAAAAGTGCAGGGAAAGAGAATACCGCAATCCACGAGTTTGTGCACCTTTTAGATAAATCAGACGGTGCAACAGATGGAGTACCCGAAAATTTAATGGCCCATGAATATACTTTGCCCTGGATTAAAATGATGCGTGAGGAAATTGAAAAGATTGAAGAAAATAAATCGGATATTAATCCTTATGCCATCACGAATGAGGCCGAATTTTTTGCCGTAGTTTCAGAATACTTTTTCGAAAAGCCCGAACAGCTTAAAGATAAGCACCCTGAATTGTACTTTCAGTTAAGCCGTATTTTTGCGCAACAGCCTGCAGGTTAA
- a CDS encoding ABC transporter ATP-binding protein — translation MILEVKNLQKVYGDKTVVNIEDLQIAAGETVGLVGNNGAGKTTFFRMLLDLIRPTNGEVLSKGENVMHNDNWKNYTASFLDEGFLIDYLTPEEYFIFIGSLNNLSVADVSAYLSQYGEFFNGEILNSGKYIRDFSKGNQNKVGIAAALMQKPEILILDEPFANLDPTTQIRLKKLLKEQTGNMTTFISSHDLNHVTDVCNRIILVEKGQVIKDFKTDENTLKELENYFSA, via the coding sequence ATGATTTTAGAAGTTAAGAATTTACAAAAAGTTTATGGCGATAAAACCGTTGTAAACATCGAAGATTTGCAGATTGCTGCTGGCGAAACCGTTGGCTTAGTTGGAAATAACGGCGCTGGTAAAACCACTTTCTTCCGAATGCTTTTAGATTTAATCCGCCCAACTAATGGCGAGGTTTTATCAAAAGGCGAAAATGTAATGCACAACGATAACTGGAAGAATTATACTGCATCATTTTTGGATGAAGGTTTTCTGATCGATTATTTAACCCCTGAAGAATATTTTATTTTTATTGGAAGTTTAAATAACTTAAGTGTAGCTGATGTTTCGGCTTACCTGAGCCAATATGGCGAGTTCTTTAATGGAGAAATATTAAACAGTGGAAAATACATCCGCGATTTTAGTAAAGGAAATCAAAATAAAGTTGGTATTGCAGCTGCACTGATGCAAAAGCCAGAAATTTTAATTTTAGATGAACCTTTTGCTAACCTCGATCCAACTACACAGATACGTTTAAAGAAACTACTGAAAGAGCAAACAGGCAACATGACTACCTTTATTTCTAGTCACGATTTAAATCATGTTACCGATGTTTGTAACCGTATTATCTTAGTTGAAAAAGGGCAGGTAATTAAAGATTTTAAAACAGACGAAAATACATTAAAGGAATTAGAGAATTATTTCTCTGCCTAG
- a CDS encoding DUF5687 family protein, producing the protein MLSTFLSHQRKSFWRSRNRGSSIAGQIVLGFFMLYFFILALGAGFGMSHLLAYFFPNQDVIKSFNGIILYYFAFDFIMRMQFQELPTLSIIPYLHLKIQKSKIIKFLNVKALFSAFNLWPFFIFLPFCFIKIAPSLGAVTTIMYIVSIFSIMIFNNYMVLYIKRKSITNTLYTFLGLVVIATFAALEYYKIISIMAGSDFVFRAIAAHPYYAFAFTLAAIGIFYFNSSFLRKNLYVEELSSKQEKKGSTDYAFLNRFGKVGELAALELKLILRHKRPRSAVIMGFFFLFYGFIFYKEKAINHNAFGQMMFGAIFMTGVSIIIYGQFMFAWQSAHFDGILANKINFKDYIKAKFLLFTIGCTIITLLASFYGFLSPKLLLLHLAAYLYNIGFGTVVVLYLATLNYKRLDITKAASFNYQGTGATQWLLMFPYALTPILIYVPFGILNKPYWGLVAVSVFGLAMLLLRGFWVNYIAKRLELQRYKIAEGFRE; encoded by the coding sequence ATGCTGAGTACTTTTTTAAGCCATCAAAGAAAATCTTTCTGGCGTTCGCGAAACAGGGGCAGTAGCATTGCTGGCCAAATTGTTTTGGGTTTTTTTATGCTATATTTTTTCATATTGGCACTTGGTGCCGGTTTTGGCATGTCTCATTTATTGGCCTACTTTTTCCCAAATCAAGATGTAATTAAAAGCTTCAATGGCATTATTCTCTATTATTTTGCATTCGATTTTATCATGCGCATGCAGTTTCAGGAGTTGCCAACGTTGAGTATCATTCCGTACCTGCACCTCAAAATACAAAAGAGTAAGATTATTAAGTTTTTAAATGTTAAGGCACTGTTCTCGGCATTTAACCTTTGGCCATTTTTTATCTTTCTTCCGTTCTGTTTCATCAAAATTGCACCGAGCCTTGGTGCAGTTACCACCATCATGTATATCGTTTCGATATTTTCGATTATGATCTTTAACAATTATATGGTGTTGTATATCAAGCGGAAATCGATCACCAATACACTTTATACCTTCTTGGGCTTGGTTGTTATTGCTACGTTTGCTGCTTTAGAATATTATAAGATTATTTCAATCATGGCCGGTTCCGATTTTGTGTTCAGGGCCATTGCAGCTCATCCTTATTATGCTTTTGCATTTACTTTGGCTGCTATAGGTATATTTTATTTCAACTCCAGTTTCTTGCGTAAAAACCTATATGTAGAAGAATTAAGCAGCAAACAGGAGAAGAAAGGCAGTACCGATTATGCTTTCCTGAACCGTTTTGGCAAGGTTGGCGAACTGGCTGCTTTAGAGTTAAAATTAATTCTCCGTCACAAACGCCCCCGCTCCGCGGTTATTATGGGGTTCTTTTTTCTCTTTTACGGGTTTATTTTTTATAAGGAAAAAGCAATAAATCACAATGCTTTCGGGCAAATGATGTTTGGTGCTATTTTCATGACAGGTGTTTCTATCATTATTTATGGCCAGTTTATGTTTGCATGGCAAAGTGCCCATTTTGATGGAATATTAGCCAATAAAATCAATTTTAAAGATTACATCAAGGCTAAGTTTTTACTATTTACCATTGGCTGTACCATTATTACCTTATTAGCGAGTTTTTACGGATTTTTAAGTCCGAAGCTATTACTCTTACACCTGGCTGCTTATTTATATAACATCGGTTTTGGAACGGTAGTGGTGCTTTATCTTGCTACCCTAAATTATAAAAGATTAGATATTACCAAGGCGGCAAGTTTTAATTACCAGGGCACAGGCGCTACACAATGGCTGTTAATGTTTCCTTATGCGCTTACCCCAATATTAATTTATGTGCCATTTGGTATACTCAACAAGCCTTATTGGGGATTGGTTGCCGTTTCTGTTTTTGGCCTTGCGATGTTATTGTTACGCGGCTTTTGGGTGAATTATATTGCAAAAAGATTAGAGTTACAACGTTATAAAATAGCCGAAGGCTTTAGAGAATAA
- a CDS encoding DUF6263 family protein, with protein sequence MKIFATVICSLIAISAFAQKTYVLRQNYPTGNKYNFSFISDQLIKQKIGSRSINSTQAIGTDYTFDITEGHNGDKDIKVTYNRLFMKSTAMGNTMNLDSDEADSTKKGPFAGFKGASFYMTVASNGGIKTVAGIDMMLDRVAAKMTTDTVKLKAIKSALGKQFSADMVKQTMESSFKIYPEKLIKIGDSWTVDTKMQMSMPIETITQYTLKEVKDGVAILSVKGSLISKGNFEVMGNHMETDLKGTNSGETAVDLKTGIVLNSHLRVELYGKMKSMGQDIDFEMQGINKIVGKEVN encoded by the coding sequence ATGAAAATATTTGCAACAGTTATCTGTAGTTTGATCGCCATCAGCGCCTTTGCGCAGAAAACCTATGTGCTAAGGCAAAATTACCCGACAGGGAATAAGTATAACTTCTCGTTTATTTCAGATCAGCTTATTAAACAGAAAATTGGTAGTAGGAGCATTAATTCAACGCAAGCCATCGGTACCGATTATACTTTTGATATCACAGAAGGGCACAATGGCGATAAAGATATAAAGGTAACCTACAACAGGTTGTTTATGAAATCGACTGCAATGGGGAATACCATGAACCTGGATTCGGATGAGGCAGACAGTACCAAAAAAGGTCCGTTTGCAGGTTTTAAAGGCGCATCTTTTTATATGACAGTAGCTTCAAACGGCGGAATTAAAACCGTAGCTGGCATTGACATGATGCTAGATCGCGTAGCGGCAAAAATGACTACCGATACGGTTAAGCTGAAGGCCATAAAAAGTGCATTAGGAAAGCAATTTAGTGCCGATATGGTTAAACAAACCATGGAATCGTCTTTTAAAATCTATCCCGAAAAATTGATCAAAATAGGCGATAGCTGGACCGTTGATACCAAAATGCAAATGAGCATGCCCATTGAAACGATTACGCAATACACATTAAAAGAGGTAAAGGATGGTGTTGCCATTTTGAGTGTAAAGGGAAGCTTAATTTCGAAAGGAAATTTTGAAGTGATGGGCAATCACATGGAAACCGATTTAAAAGGTACAAACTCCGGAGAAACAGCTGTCGATTTAAAAACGGGTATAGTATTGAACAGCCACTTGCGCGTTGAACTTTACGGCAAAATGAAATCGATGGGGCAGGACATCGATTTCGAAATGCAAGGCATTAATAAAATTGTAGGGAAAGAGGTTAATTAG
- a CDS encoding Gfo/Idh/MocA family oxidoreductase, with product MDTNINKTINAGLLAYGMSGKVFHAPFLQGHSGFNLKAIVERSHKNAVNDYPNITSYNSVDELLNDEEIALVVINTPNNLHYEHSKAALNAHKHILVEKPFTATVAQAKELFELADSVGKQIFFYQNRRWDSDFTSVKKVIESGKLGKLIEVHLRYDRYRNVIGPKVFKENPVEASGLLYDLGPHLLDQVICLFGKPLSYHKILGKNRVGTLVDDYFSIQLSYPDSLNVFVTSSMLVVSPQAGFVLHGMNGSFIKQRTDIQEEQLLAGMKLSDPAYGIESESKDGVLTTIDADGNKTEETIPSEVGSYLPLFEAVYQGIVNNKPYPVTREDVLTQMEIIESPITA from the coding sequence ATGGATACGAATATCAATAAAACAATTAATGCGGGTTTATTAGCTTATGGCATGTCAGGAAAAGTTTTTCATGCTCCTTTTTTGCAGGGACACAGCGGATTTAATTTAAAGGCAATAGTAGAACGCAGCCATAAAAACGCAGTGAATGATTATCCAAATATTACAAGTTATAATAGTGTTGATGAACTCTTGAATGATGAGGAAATAGCGTTAGTGGTAATTAATACCCCAAATAACCTGCATTATGAACATTCGAAAGCTGCATTAAATGCACATAAACATATTCTGGTTGAAAAACCATTTACGGCAACGGTTGCACAAGCAAAAGAACTTTTTGAACTTGCCGATAGTGTAGGAAAGCAAATCTTTTTTTATCAGAACCGCCGTTGGGACAGCGACTTTACCTCAGTGAAAAAGGTAATTGAAAGTGGCAAGCTGGGGAAACTGATTGAGGTTCATTTACGTTACGATCGTTACCGCAATGTAATCGGGCCAAAGGTATTTAAAGAAAATCCGGTAGAGGCTAGCGGACTTTTATACGATTTAGGCCCACATCTGTTAGATCAGGTGATCTGTTTATTTGGCAAACCTTTAAGTTACCACAAAATTTTAGGTAAAAATAGGGTAGGTACTTTGGTTGATGATTACTTTTCGATCCAGCTAAGTTATCCAGATAGTTTGAATGTTTTTGTTACTTCGAGTATGTTGGTGGTAAGCCCGCAGGCAGGATTTGTTTTACACGGCATGAACGGAAGTTTTATTAAACAGAGAACCGATATTCAGGAAGAGCAACTTTTGGCGGGTATGAAATTAAGCGATCCGGCTTATGGTATCGAATCTGAAAGCAAAGATGGTGTGTTAACTACTATTGATGCAGATGGCAATAAAACGGAGGAAACCATTCCTTCCGAAGTAGGTAGCTATCTGCCACTTTTCGAAGCTGTTTATCAAGGCATTGTTAACAATAAGCCTTATCCTGTGACCCGCGAAGATGTTTTAACACAAATGGAAATTATAGAAAGCCCCATAACCGCATAA
- a CDS encoding OmpA family protein — protein sequence MSISKVRIATLSIGLAVGSMAFQSCDSLTKTQKGAGIGAAAGGVIGALIGKKAGNTAVGALIGGAIGGTAGAFIGRRMDRQAAEIQKAIPNAEVIREGEGIIVKFDSGILFDFDKTALKDAAKTNIQSLASSLNQYPDTDIKIIGHTDSRGTEQYNMGLSERRAAAVKAYAVSQGVPSNRLVTIGKGFSEPIADNETDAGRAANRRVEIVIVANDALKATAQKQG from the coding sequence ATGAGTATTTCAAAAGTAAGAATAGCAACATTAAGTATAGGGTTAGCAGTAGGATCGATGGCATTCCAAAGTTGTGATAGTTTAACTAAAACACAAAAAGGAGCTGGTATTGGTGCTGCAGCTGGTGGTGTTATTGGTGCATTGATCGGTAAAAAAGCCGGTAATACAGCAGTAGGAGCCCTAATTGGTGGTGCTATTGGCGGTACAGCGGGAGCTTTTATCGGCCGTAGAATGGACAGACAGGCAGCTGAAATCCAGAAAGCTATTCCTAACGCAGAAGTTATTCGTGAAGGTGAAGGAATTATTGTGAAATTTGATAGTGGTATTTTATTCGATTTTGATAAAACCGCTTTGAAAGATGCAGCTAAAACAAACATCCAGAGTTTAGCTTCTTCATTAAATCAATATCCTGATACTGATATTAAAATTATTGGCCATACCGATAGCCGCGGTACCGAACAATATAACATGGGCCTATCTGAAAGAAGGGCAGCAGCAGTAAAAGCTTACGCTGTTTCGCAAGGTGTTCCTTCAAATCGTTTAGTTACAATTGGTAAAGGTTTTTCTGAACCAATTGCTGATAACGAAACTGATGCTGGCCGTGCAGCTAACCGTCGTGTAGAGATTGTAATCGTTGCCAACGATGCATTAAAAGCAACTGCACAAAAACAAGGATAA